In one Chryseobacterium camelliae genomic region, the following are encoded:
- a CDS encoding bifunctional riboflavin kinase/FAD synthetase, which produces MKVFKNFTDYTSQTPLALSLGMFDGVHLGHKSIIDELLKIGSENNLETAVLTFWPHPRFVFNPNEDLKLLNTLEEKKSLMEKYGIDNLFLKEFDDEFRNLTGEEFVRQILIDKLNVKYLIIGYDHSFGKNKSGNFELLQKLSKELDFEVEQMEAINIHENNISSTKVRNALLAGNIRTANEMLGYSYSVSGTVVHGKKIGRTIGYPTANIETDSIKLLPKKGAYIVEVSVKGQLYKGMLSVGTNPTVNGEKLTVEVYILNFEGDIYDEKITVKFRDFLHEEIKFEGLEKLIERLDEDKRLTEKFGF; this is translated from the coding sequence TTGAAAGTTTTCAAGAATTTCACAGATTATACATCTCAAACGCCTCTAGCATTGTCTTTAGGGATGTTCGACGGGGTACATCTCGGACACAAAAGTATCATTGATGAATTATTAAAAATAGGCTCAGAAAACAATCTTGAGACTGCTGTTCTTACTTTTTGGCCACATCCGAGATTTGTTTTTAACCCTAATGAAGATTTAAAACTGCTGAATACATTGGAAGAAAAGAAATCATTGATGGAAAAATACGGTATCGACAATCTTTTTCTAAAAGAATTCGATGACGAATTTAGAAATTTAACCGGAGAAGAATTTGTGCGTCAGATTTTAATCGATAAGTTAAATGTAAAATATTTAATTATAGGTTATGACCATTCTTTCGGAAAAAACAAAAGCGGAAATTTTGAACTGCTTCAAAAACTTTCAAAAGAACTTGATTTTGAGGTTGAACAAATGGAAGCCATCAATATTCATGAAAATAACATCAGCTCTACCAAAGTCCGAAATGCTCTTTTAGCAGGAAACATCAGGACTGCCAATGAAATGTTAGGATACTCCTACTCTGTTTCCGGAACCGTTGTTCATGGAAAAAAGATCGGAAGAACCATCGGTTATCCTACTGCCAATATCGAAACAGATTCCATTAAACTTTTACCTAAAAAAGGCGCTTATATTGTTGAAGTCTCTGTAAAAGGACAACTATATAAAGGAATGTTGAGCGTTGGAACCAACCCTACCGTCAATGGAGAAAAATTAACCGTTGAAGTCTATATCCTTAATTTTGAAGGAGATATCTATGATGAAAAAATTACTGTAAAATTCAGAGATTTTCTTCATGAAGAAATCAAATTTGAAGGACTGGAAAAATTGATTGAAAGACTGGACGAAGACAAAAGATTAACGGAAAAATTCGGATTCTAA